One Tetrapisispora phaffii CBS 4417 chromosome 2, complete genome genomic region harbors:
- the VPS33 gene encoding tethering complex ATP-binding subunit VPS33 (similar to Saccharomyces cerevisiae VPS33 (YLR396C); ancestral locus Anc_4.258), with amino-acid sequence MNLSSNIRSFSKVVKRRLYNTLSGFNSQGQLLVVQDNVLPYLNSLLTFSELTENTRVQKIVTIKNNVGNDITDVLSAVPGLDLLFLIDIRLELKLNSDLHAYLKLNNLPIVNVIFVSWETQNSNNLLSIEINEEVKIHHFIEQQLLETTPASQINLKPWEILPIPHIDDNLLICDVLFNDKNESLYTPKISSMNKATKNILKDNMINALQSILKQTNTNITHSVAFGDLSKSMVYILKQRIESQRDTTDEFIVETLYSGNNSLIETDLLIFERSIDPLTPLLTQLTYSGIIDDIYSLGSDGKIKGKDIKFDYIKDSNWQNLKFSNFGTLGPMLNKLAKDLQAQYDSRHQAETVGEIKKFVDSLGSLQEQQKYLKEHTNLCSEVLDDVENNETLNFKKLLDLEQDILLNNIDHSNSCEVILEIIYENSVNRKHIIRLLCIISLCHGGIKDSYYSTIKSELIDTYGIEICFLLEKLAETGLFVSKSQLTNAKKYPQLFNNNSDVKALWNKEYKLISTIFDTFPDDGNDALVDISEQILQSNEPTFAYCGVVPLFYRLIQMLHDRTTLSKSYSSHQPFMVSEIPNLAKTDELLEQVYGNSNIAESIIWNPVTKEITKPLKKNNNKKGHYNISILVFIGGISYSEVAVIKLLQEKIKAKGISKRFIIITDGIINGERYINCLDV; translated from the coding sequence atgaatctgAGTAGCAACATTAGATCATTTTCGAAAGTCGTTAAAAGGAGACTATATAATACTCTTTCAGGGTTCAATTCACAAGGGCAGTTATTAGTTGTTCAAGATAATGTTCTTCCTTATCTAAACTCTTTGCTTACGTTTTCTGAGTTGACTGAGAATACAAGGGTGCAGAAGATAGTAACGATAAAGAATAATGTGGGAAATGATATAACAGATGTATTATCTGCTGTTCCAGGATTGGATTTGCTGTTTTTAATTGACATTAGATTGGAACTGAAATTAAATAGTGATTTGCATGCTTATTTAAAACTCAATAATTTACCAATtgttaatgttatttttgtCTCATGGGAAActcaaaattcaaataatctATTATCGattgaaattaatgaaGAGGTCAAAATACACCATTTTATTGAACAGCAACTATTAGAAACTACTCCTGCATCACAAATTAACCTTAAACCATGGGAAATTTTACCAATTCCAcatattgatgataatttattgatatgTGATGTATTGTTCAATGACAAAAATGAAAGTTTATATACTCCCAAAATATCTTCTATGAATAAGGCAACTAAGAATATCTTAAAGGATAATATGATCAATGCACTTCAATCAATTCTGAAACAGACTAACACAAACATTACACATTCAGTTGCATTTGGTGATCTTTCGAAAAGCAtggtatatattttaaagcaGCGTATTGAAAGCCAAAGAGACACAACAGATGAATTCATAGTTGAAACTTTATATTCTGGAaataatagtttaattGAAACAGATTTGCTGATTTTTGAAAGATCCATTGATCCCTTGACCCCATTACTAACTCAATTAACTTATTCGGGGATAATCGAcgatatatatagtttaGGATCAGATGGTAAAATTAAAGGTAAGGACATTAAATTTGACTACATCAAGGATTCTAATTGGCAGAACTTAAAGTTTTCCAATTTTGGTACTCTAGGCCCTATGCTAAACAAATTAGCTAAGGATCTACAGGCACAATATGACTCAAGACATCAAGCTGAAACGGTAGGtgaaattaagaaatttgTTGATTCATTAGGTTCATTGCAAGAACAGCAAAAATATCTAAAAGAGCATACTAATTTATGTTCTGAAGTCTTAGATGATGTCGAGAAtaatgaaactttaaaCTTTAAAAAGCTTTTAGACCTAGAACAggatattttattaaataatatagatCACTCAAACAGCTGTGAGGttattttagaaataatatatgaaaatTCAGTCAATAGAAAACATATTATTAGGCTGTTATGTATTATTTCATTGTGCCATGGAGGTATTAAAGATAGTTATTATTCAACAATAAAATCTGAACTTATTGACACATATGGTATAGAAATTTGCTTTTTACTCGAAAAACTTGCAGAGACAGGTTTATTTGTTAGTAAATCACAACTTACTaatgcaaaaaaatatccacaattatttaataataactctGATGTCAAGGCACTATGGAATAAAGAGTacaaattaatatcaaCCATTTTTGACACATTTCCAGATGATGGTAATGATGCGTTAGTTGACATCTCAGAACAAATTCTTCAGTCGAATGAACCCACCTTTGCATACTGCGGTGTCGTTCCATTATTTTATAGACTTATTCAAATGTTACATGACAGAACAACCTTGAGCAAATCGTATTCCTCCCATCAACCATTCATGGTGTCTGAAATTCCAAATTTAGCAAAGAcagatgaattattagagCAAGTATACGGTAATTCGAATATTGCAGAGTCAATTATTTGGAATCCTGTAACTAAAGAAATAACAAAACCattaaagaagaacaacaataaaaaagGGCATTATAACATTTCAATTTTAGTTTTCATTGGTGGTATTTCCTATTCTGAAGTTGCAGTCATTAAACTTTTACAAGAGAAGATAAAAGCAAAAGGTATTTCtaaaagatttattattataacaGACGGTATCATCAACGGCGAGAGGTATATAAATTGCTTAGATGTTTGA